The stretch of DNA GAAATACCGCAAAATGCACATCCCCGATGATCCAGGTTTTTACGAGAAATTCTACTTCACCCCAGGTGATCTTGGCTATGAACCCATCCAAACCAGCGTAGGAAAACTAGGTCTTCTAGTCTGTTGGGATCAATGGTACCCAGAAGCCGCGCGTTTAATGGCGCTCAAAGGCGCAGAAATGCTCATCTACCCCACCGCCATTGGTTGGTTCGATGAAGACAGTGAAGATGAAAAAACACGCCAATGCGACGCATGGGAGACGATCCAGCGAGGTCACGCCGTAGCAAACGGACTTCCCGTCATCAGTGTCAACCGCATCGGCAAAGAAGTGGACAATCATAACGTGCTAGATGGCATCCGCTTCTGGGGCAACTCCTTTGTCGCAGGCCCACAAGGTGAGATTATCGTTCGGGCAAGTCATGACCAAGAAGAAGTGCTCATCGTCGAAGTTGACCTAGAACGCGGTGAACACGTCAGACGCATCTGGCCATTTTTACGTGACCGTAGAATTGAGACTTACGGGGATTTGACGAAGCGTTTTATTGACTAAACCATTTTTTAATGCATTGTAACTTCCAAGGAAGTTGCAACACTAACACTATTTTTCGTTATTCCTAAAGTACCACATCAGCGCGAACATCAAGCCTGATGTGGTTGCGATACTCTCATCAAACATAAATTCAAGTGTCTCTTCGCGTTTAAGGTAAATGACTTCGATGTTTTCATTGTCGATGCCACCGCCCTCGTCTACTTTCATGCTATCATCAAGGACTGCGTAGTAAAGTGTTTGGCGACCACCTGCAAAGCCAACGGCGGTGTAAAATGAGGAGATTTTCTCAAGTTTATCAAGAGGAACATCGTAACCCGTCTCTTCCAAGACCTCTTCTTTGGCGATTTCGATGAGGGTTTTGTCTTTATCGACG from Sulfurospirillum arsenophilum NBRC 109478 encodes:
- a CDS encoding carbon-nitrogen hydrolase, coding for MKVGLIQHAVESTKEKTIAKTVSLIEKAAKQGAQLVVLQELHQDRYFCINEDVACFDLASSWEADIAFWSDTAKANKVVLVTSLFEKRSAGLYHNTAVVFEKDGTVAGKYRKMHIPDDPGFYEKFYFTPGDLGYEPIQTSVGKLGLLVCWDQWYPEAARLMALKGAEMLIYPTAIGWFDEDSEDEKTRQCDAWETIQRGHAVANGLPVISVNRIGKEVDNHNVLDGIRFWGNSFVAGPQGEIIVRASHDQEEVLIVEVDLERGEHVRRIWPFLRDRRIETYGDLTKRFID
- a CDS encoding NUDIX domain-containing protein; protein product: MKHTIEVLKIEECVSSEYIKPKSMYYLHNSVEKRWDIVDTHNSVAILLYHKDLDSFVFVKQFRPSIYVKNRDGFTYELCAGIVDKDKTLIEIAKEEVLEETGYDVPLDKLEKISSFYTAVGFAGGRQTLYYAVLDDSMKVDEGGGIDNENIEVIYLKREETLEFMFDESIATTSGLMFALMWYFRNNEK